A genome region from Polypterus senegalus isolate Bchr_013 chromosome 7, ASM1683550v1, whole genome shotgun sequence includes the following:
- the LOC120532227 gene encoding neurogenin-2-like, with protein MFPKPDNFDYDDHSLSSPDGESVSLSEEDLDMCPTQKANAADGKRRSRGKSTRALRNPELIQRVKKSRRQKANNREKNRMHNLNSALDTLRGVLPSFPDDAKLTKIETLRFAHNYIWALTETLRLADQVGSGSGDCFFKGAARIQDPGLMTPASSEAPSPCYWSGSSSPSSSSYASALSPAGSDMDSYSWQNDTHAYLGTPLRNDLA; from the coding sequence ATGTTTCCCAAACCTGACAACTTCGACTACGATGATCACAGCCTCTCCTCGCCAGACGGAGAATCTGTCAGTCTGTCCGAGGAGGACTTAGACATGTGTCCCACCCAGAAAGCCAATGCAGCAGATGGGAAGCGCAGGTCCAGAGGCAAAAGCACCAGAGCCCTCCGTAACCCCGAGCTCATTCAACGAGTGAAGAAGAGCCGGCGGCAGAAGGCCAACAATCGGGAGAAGAACCGCATGCACAACCTGAACTCGGCGCTGGACACCCTGCGGGGAGTGCTGCCTTCATTCCCCGACGACGCCAAGCTCACCAAAATAGAGACCCTCCGCTTCGCCCATAATTACATCTGGGCCCTCACCGAAACTCTCCGATTGGCCGATCAGGTGGGCAGCGGCTCGGGGGACTGTTTCTTTAAGGGCGCCGCCCGTATTCAAGACCCGGGTCTGATGACACCTGCGTCTTCCGAGGCGCCGTCTCCTTGCTACTGGAGTGGCAGCAGTTCTCCCTCGTCGTCGTCGTATGCGAGCGCCTTGTCACCCGCTGGCTCGGACATGGACAGTTACAGCTGGCAAAACGACACGCACGCATATCTGGGCACACCGCTTCGCAATGACCTGGCGTGA